Proteins found in one Primulina eburnea isolate SZY01 chromosome 16, ASM2296580v1, whole genome shotgun sequence genomic segment:
- the LOC140816119 gene encoding uncharacterized protein, whose translation MRQRRWLELVKDYDCDISYHPGKDNVVADTLSKKHVVIAHFSVQRPLQADIEIFELAIYARGDAPNLDTLTVQPTLRGRIRAGQTSDEQLQKWEQRDEAKGQKLYTVVDDIVRYRDCLWVPDSDSLRADILSEAHSTRNPSIHGVKAEHERPAGKLRPLPILEWK comes from the exons atgaggcagaggagATGGCTAGAGCtagtgaaggattacgactgtgacattagctaccatccaggtaAAGATAATGTGGTTGCAGACACTCTGAGCAAGAAGCACGTAGTGATTGCTCATTTTTCAGTACAGAGACCGCTGCAGGCAGATATTGAGATATTTGAGCTTGCAATTTATGCTAGGGGCGATGCCCCAAATCTTGATACTCTGACAGTACAACCGACATTGAGAGGCAGAATTAGAGCAGGGCAGACTTCTGACGAGCAGTTGCAGAAGTGGGAACAGAGGGATGAGGCTAAGGGCCAGAAACTGTATACAGTTGTGGACGACATAGTCAGATATAGGGACTGTCTATGGGTTCCTGACAGTGATTCCCTTAGAGCAGATATCTTGAGCGAAGCCCACAGCACCCGTAATCCATCCATCCATGGA gtcaaggcagagcatGAGAGACCTGCAGGAAAGCTGAGACCACTCCCTATTCTCGAGTGGAAATGA